In the Artemia franciscana chromosome 1, ASM3288406v1, whole genome shotgun sequence genome, one interval contains:
- the LOC136033016 gene encoding uncharacterized protein LOC136033016, translated as MRQHKQRYKFADDCSISLLRFLPQTHDQLEPLVAELRDQADQVKLQLSLEKSCVLRVNFLKKKSIDEPAPLQTKKSVKILGITLSDDLRFGDHINQITAKAAGLLKSFANLKRFGMTEQLLLSCYKTYVMPIVTYGCPVWHPSLTEKDRSQLETIQTRACKIILGSNYKNYEESLSELRLPTLDERRHETLMKFGADILKSTTHRDILPQFTSVTHAHKTRVATFKEGKELLECPPTHSTTRFLNSFVPYFVKHYNDNILKSK; from the coding sequence ATGAGACAACATAAACAAAGGTACAAGTTCGCAGACGACTGTTCAATAAGTCTACTACGATTCCTTCCACAAACACACGACCAACTCGAGCCCCTGGTTGCAGAGCTTCGGGATCAAGCTGATCAAGTGAAGCTCCAGCTAAGTCTTGAGAAAAGCTGTGTGTTGCGTGTCAACTTCCTAAAGAAGAAGAGCATTGACGAACCTGCACCTCTCCAAACAAAGAAATCAGTCAAAATACTCGGCATCACACTAAGTGACGATCTTAGGTTCGGAGATCACATCAACCAGATCACAGCAAAAGCAGCTGGTCTTCTAAAATCCTTCGCAAATCTCAAAAGGTTTGGAATGACAGAACAACTCCTTCTTTCGTGCTACAAAACTTATGTAATGCCCATTGTCACGTATGGCTGTCCTGTCTGGCACCCATCGCTCACAGAGAAAGACAGAAGTCAGCTTGAAACAATTCAGACACGAGCCTGCAAAATAATTCTTGgatcaaattacaaaaactacgaAGAAAGCTTGAGCGAACTCAGGCTCCCAACCCTGGATGAAAGGAGGCACGAAACACTGATGAAGTTTGGAGCTGACATCCTGAAGTCCACAACGCACCGAGATATCCTGCCTCAGTTTACTTCAGTGACTCACGCACACAAGACGAGGGTGGCAACTTTTAAAGAGGGAAAAGAACTGTTAGAATGCCCGCCTACACACTCAacgacaagatttttaaactccttCGTTCCATACTTCGTGAAGCACTACAACGACAATATCCTCAAATCGAAGTGA